The genomic stretch GCGGCTGAGCAACCGCTACACGAGGCGGGACCGTGACCACCTGCTCTTAAGCTTGCGGCGCGCCGGTGTCGAGTGCGGTGACTACTTCCGGCCGATACACCTACAGCCCTTCTACCAGGCGAAGTTTGGATACCGACGAGGAGACTTTCCGGTTGCTGAAGCGGCCGGTGACCGCACTGTTGCCTTGCCCTTCTGGGGACGAATGACGAAAGAAGATGTGCAGGCGGTGACTGGGATACTGAAGCGGGCCCTGGGAGTAGCGAGTCGGGCGCAGACCAGCACGAGAATTGGCTCTTGGGCTTTCCGAGAAAGGAGACCAAGTTGAGCGCGTCTAGTACCAGTGAAGAAAGGACAAAAGCAGAGACATCAGCGCCCGGACTCCGGGCTAACACCGGCAGCGAAGCACCGGCCTTGTACACGTATTACTGGGACGTTATGGTACGCAGAAGCCGACTGATGATGTTTGTGTCGGTCGGGGTTACCGCAGTGGTATTCTTGGCCGCGATGCTCCAGCGGCCCGAGTACCAGGCAACCGCGTCGCTGCTTGCGAGTCAAGAGGATGGCAGTGCCGGCAAGGTGAATCTGTTCGGCAGCCGAGATGGTGCTAGCTGGTCGGCACGTGGACCGAATCTGGCCAATCACATCGAGATGCTTCGCAGTAATACCCTGGCGGCGCTGGTCCTCAAAGCACTGCCGGAGTCGGCGCGCAACCTGATGAACCGGACCGGACTCCTCGACCCGGTACGTGTCCAGCGACTGATTCAGGTGCGGCCAGTCCGCGACGCTGATGTCATTAGACTCTCTGTGCGGGCGCCAAGTTCAGAACTGGCCCGGGAACTGGCTGAAGCATATGTAACTACCTATCAAGAGTACAGCCTGACCCGTAGCCGCGCGGACATAAGTGCGGTTCGAAATTTCGTCGAGCTGCAACTAGCGGCGGTGGCAGCGCGCCTTGATTCGGCCGAGACTAGTCTTGAAGAATTCAAGCGTTGCCAGAGTGTGGTTGATATCACCCAGGAAACGAGAGCCTTGGTCGAACGACAAGCCCAGGTGCTAGTACGTTACCAGCAGGCCAGCGCGCTTCGAGCTGGCCTCGAACAGCGACTAGCATATCTAAAGTCTGGACTTGCCGAGTACGGCACCGAAGGGCCGGTAAGTGCTCTGGCCGAGGAGCTGGCCGCGCTCCGAACCGAGCGTGCGAGCCTTGTTCTTGCGGGCTATGCCACGACCAGCCCGCGCGTCGAACAACTTGACAGGCGGCTGAGGGCAGCCGATGAGCGACTGCGGGCCGAACTCGGGCAACTTGCGGACCGTCCTGCAGCCGTGGACCCAGCACAGATTCCGCGTGCCTTCGAACGGATATTCGACCTGGAGCCGCAATTGGCCGAGGCACAGGCCACAGAGGCGGCGCTCGCCGAACAGGTCAGAATGTGTAATGAGGAACTTGCCCATGTGCCGGTCCAGGAACGCTTACTTGCCCGGCTGACCCGTGATGTCGAAGTAAATCGGCAGGTTTACTCACTCCTTGCCCAGCGTCGCGAGGAAGCGCGGATTCAGGAAGCAGGTCGAATCTGTGCAATCGGAGTAGTGGACCCGCCGCAGGACGGTATCAAGACCAAGCCGAACCTGCGCAACAGTACGATCGTAGCGCTACTCGTGGGGTTGTGCGTCTCGTTTGCAGTGGTCCTGACAGTTGACCGACTGGATAATAAGGTGCGGGTTCCTGAAGACCTGGAACGGCAGGGTGGGGTGCTACTGGCTAACATCCCGCGCTTCGTCGCCCAAGTCATGCCTCCGACCCAGGTAAAAGCAGCGACAGACGGCGACGGTTCGTCGTCGTCTGTCGCTGCGGCCGAATCATTCCGGGTGTTACGCACAAACATCCAGTTTGCCACTGCCGGCCGGCCGACTCGGACCATGCTAGTTACCTCAGCCGGGGCTGGAGAAGGCAAGACGACTGTGGCCGCGAACCTTGCACTTGTAATGGCCCAGTCTGGGAAAAAGACACTGCTCATAGATGCTGACCTACGTCGTCCGAGACT from candidate division WOR-3 bacterium encodes the following:
- a CDS encoding polysaccharide biosynthesis tyrosine autokinase; the protein is MSASSTSEERTKAETSAPGLRANTGSEAPALYTYYWDVMVRRSRLMMFVSVGVTAVVFLAAMLQRPEYQATASLLASQEDGSAGKVNLFGSRDGASWSARGPNLANHIEMLRSNTLAALVLKALPESARNLMNRTGLLDPVRVQRLIQVRPVRDADVIRLSVRAPSSELARELAEAYVTTYQEYSLTRSRADISAVRNFVELQLAAVAARLDSAETSLEEFKRCQSVVDITQETRALVERQAQVLVRYQQASALRAGLEQRLAYLKSGLAEYGTEGPVSALAEELAALRTERASLVLAGYATTSPRVEQLDRRLRAADERLRAELGQLADRPAAVDPAQIPRAFERIFDLEPQLAEAQATEAALAEQVRMCNEELAHVPVQERLLARLTRDVEVNRQVYSLLAQRREEARIQEAGRICAIGVVDPPQDGIKTKPNLRNSTIVALLVGLCVSFAVVLTVDRLDNKVRVPEDLERQGGVLLANIPRFVAQVMPPTQVKAATDGDGSSSSVAAAESFRVLRTNIQFATAGRPTRTMLVTSAGAGEGKTTVAANLALVMAQSGKKTLLIDADLRRPRLHALFEIRKKPGLTDATLLGVPLDQAIRPGPVEGLSLLCSGTLPPSPVDFLNSTLFARVLERLAGTYECVVFDSPPVLVSADAAILASRLDAVILVARMGQTDRRALAEAGKVLNQAGAHTIGVVANELRPKPAYGYHRYRYRYYHYRHRGALSPTGAD